A single window of Phoenix dactylifera cultivar Barhee BC4 unplaced genomic scaffold, palm_55x_up_171113_PBpolish2nd_filt_p 000117F, whole genome shotgun sequence DNA harbors:
- the LOC103723364 gene encoding acetyl-coenzyme A synthetase, chloroplastic/glyoxysomal-like isoform X1, protein MAQISQINNCSYSSVLVVSPSRRPTAPFKAPPSPLLCLARWSHSAPRCGYSLGGGMETRAAASSPRRSLVTSGHLRHVESMAQLPSGAGKISHLNAVILGEALASEENDLVFPSPEFSAQALVSSPEQYQQMYRRSIEEPADFWSDIASQFFWKEKWHPEVYAENIDVRKGTVKIEWFKGATTNICYNALDRNVEAGNGGKIAIYWEGNEPGQDGQLTYAELLDKVCQLSNYLKHVGVGKGDAVVIYLPMLMELPIAMLACARIGAVHSVVFAGFSAESLAQRILDCKPKVVITCNAVRRGPKTIHLKEIVDSALTDCAKDGVSVGLCLTYENQSAMEREATKWQEGRDVWWQDVVPKFSTKCLVEWVDAEDPLFLLYTSGSTGKPKGVLHTTGGYMVYTATTFKYAFDYKPSDIYWCTADCGWITGHSYVTYGPLLNGATIVVFEGAPSYPDSGRCWDIVDKYKVSIFYTAPTLVRSLMRDGDEYVTRYSRKSLRVLGSVGEPINPSAWRWFFNVVGDSRCPISDTWWQTETGGFMIAPLPGAWPQKPGSATFPFFGVLPVIVDEKGNEIEGECSGYLCIKKSWPGAFRTLYGDHERFETTYFKPFPGYYFTGDGCSRDQDGYYWLTGRVDDVINVSGHRIGTAEVESALVSHPQCAEAAVVGVEHEVKGQGIYAFVTLVEGVPYSEELRKNLILAVRNQIGAFAAPDKIHWAPGLPKTRSGKIMRRILRKIASRQLDELGDTSTLADPSVVDQLIALSDR, encoded by the exons ATGGCCCAAATCTCCCAAATAAATAACTGTTCCTACTCGTCCGTCTTGGTGGTATCTCCGAGTCGTCGCCCCACCGCGCCCTTCAAGGCCCCGCCTTCTCCTCTCCTTTGCCTCGCCCGGTGGTCTCACTCTGCTCCGCGGTGCGGCTACTCCCTCGGCGGCGGGATGGAGACGCGCGCGGCGGCGTCGTCCCCGCGGCGGAGCCTGGTGACCTCCGGCCACCTCCGGCACGTGGAGTCGATGGCCCAGCTGCCGTCCGGCGCCGGCAAGATCTCGCACCTCAACGCGGTCATCCTCGGGGAGGCGCTCGCCTCCGAGGAGAACGACCTCGTCTTCCCCAGCCCCGAGTTCTCCGCCCAGGCCCTCGTCTCCTCCCCCGAACAG TATCAACAAATGTACAGGAGGTCAATAGAGGAACCTGCGGATTTCTGGTCAGATATCGCTTCGCAGTTCTTCTGGAAAGAGAAATGGCATCCGGAAGTCTATGCAGAGAATATTGACGTGAGGAAGGGAACCGTTAAGATCGAG TGGTTCAAAGGAGCAACCACGAACATATGCTACAATGCTTTGGATCGAAACGTAGAAGCAGGGAATGGTGGGAAAATTGCCATCTATTGGGAAGGCAATGAGCCGGGTCAGGATGGGCAGCTGACGTATGCCGAGCTGTTGGACAAGGTTTGCCAG CTCTCCAACTACTTAAAACATGTTGGTGTCGGCAAAGGGGATGCGGTGGTCATCTACTTGCCTATGTTGATGGAGTTGCCGATTGCAATGCTAGCATGTGCTCGTATTGGTGCTGTCCACTCG GTTGTATTTGCTGGTTTCTCTGCGGAATCTCTTGCACAACGAATTCTAGATTGCAAACCGAAAGTAGTGATAACCTGCAATGCAGTCCGGAGAGGCCCCAAAACCATTCATCTCAAAGAGATAGTGGACAGCGCTCTAACTGACTGTGCCAAGGATGGAGTCTCGGTCG GCTTGTGTTTGACTTATGAAAACCAGTCAGCCATGGAGAGAGAAGCTACAAAATGGCAGGAAGGAAGAGATGTCTGGTGGCAG GATGTTGTCCCAAAGTTCTCCACAAAGTGTTTAGTGGAGTGGGTTGATGCAGAAGATCCACTATTTCTCTTGTACACAAGTGGCAGCACTGGAAAGCCTAAG GGTGTTTTGCACACAACTGGGGGTTATATGGTATACACTGCAACAACTTTTAAGTATGCATTTGACTATAAGCCATCTGATATATACTG GTGTACTGCTGACTGCGGTTGGATCACTGGACACAGCTATGTTACTTATGGGCCTCTTTTAAATGGAGCTACTATTGTGGTTTTTGAAGGG GCTCCAAGTTACCCAGACTCTGGACGATGTTGGGACATTGTTGATAAGTACAAGGTGTCAATATTCTACACTGCCCCGACACTCGTGCGTTCCCTCATGCGTGATGGGGATGAG TACGTTACTCGCTATTCCCGTAAATCTTTGCGTGTTCTAGGAAGTGTAGGGGAGCCCATCAATCCTAGCGCATGGAG GTGGTTTTTCAATGTTGTTGGGGACTCAAGATGTCCTATATCAGATACCTGGTGGCAAACTGAGACTGGTGGTTTCATG ATAGCGCCTTTACCTGGTGCCTGGCCGCAGAAGCCTGGTTCGGCCACTTTTCCATTCTTTGGGGTTCTG CCTGTCATAGTTGATGAGAAGGGGAATGAGATTGAAGGTGAATGCAGTGGctatctttgcatcaaaaaatcaTGGCCTGGGGCATTCCGCACGCTTTATGGTGATCATGAAAGATTTGAGACTACATACTTTAAACCATTTCCCGGTTATTATTTCACTGGTGATGGCTGCAGCAG GGACCAAGATGGTTACTATTGGCTCACTGGAAGAGTTGATGATGTTATCAATGTCAG CGGACACCGTATTGGCACTGCAGAGGTTGAATCTGCCCTGGTATCACATCCCCAGTGTGCAGAGGCTGCTGTGGTTGGAGTTGAGCATGAG GTCAAAGGGCAGGGGATATATGCGTTTGTCACATTGGTGGAAGGTGTTCCTTACAGTGAAGAACTCCGGAAAAACCTCATATTAGCAGTGCGAAACCAG ATTGGTGCATTTGCTGCTCCTGACAAAATCCATTGGGCACCTGGACTCCCAAAAACAAGGAGCGGAAAGATCATGAGAAGGATTCTAAGAAAAATTGCTTCCAGGCAGCTGGATGAGCTTGGAGATACAAGTACCCTTGCTGACCCAAGTGTGGTGGACCAGCTGATTGCACTCAGCGATCGCTAG
- the LOC103723364 gene encoding acetyl-coenzyme A synthetase, chloroplastic/glyoxysomal-like isoform X2 produces MAQISQINNCSYSSVLVVSPSRRPTAPFKAPPSPLLCLARWSHSAPRCGYSLGGGMETRAAASSPRRSLVTSGHLRHVESMAQLPSGAGKISHLNAVILGEALASEENDLVFPSPEFSAQALVSSPEQYQQMYRRSIEEPADFWSDIASQFFWKEKWHPEVYAENIDVRKGTVKIEWFKGATTNICYNALDRNVEAGNGGKIAIYWEGNEPGQDGQLTYAELLDKVCQLSNYLKHVGVGKGDAVVIYLPMLMELPIAMLACARIGAVHSVVFAGFSAESLAQRILDCKPKVVITCNAVRRGPKTIHLKEIVDSALTDCAKDGVSVGLCLTYENQSAMEREATKWQEGRDVWWQDVVPKFSTKCLVEWVDAEDPLFLLYTSGSTGKPKGVLHTTGGYMVYTATTFKYAFDYKPSDIYWCTADCGWITGHSYVTYGPLLNGATIVVFEGYVTRYSRKSLRVLGSVGEPINPSAWRWFFNVVGDSRCPISDTWWQTETGGFMIAPLPGAWPQKPGSATFPFFGVLPVIVDEKGNEIEGECSGYLCIKKSWPGAFRTLYGDHERFETTYFKPFPGYYFTGDGCSRDQDGYYWLTGRVDDVINVSGHRIGTAEVESALVSHPQCAEAAVVGVEHEVKGQGIYAFVTLVEGVPYSEELRKNLILAVRNQIGAFAAPDKIHWAPGLPKTRSGKIMRRILRKIASRQLDELGDTSTLADPSVVDQLIALSDR; encoded by the exons ATGGCCCAAATCTCCCAAATAAATAACTGTTCCTACTCGTCCGTCTTGGTGGTATCTCCGAGTCGTCGCCCCACCGCGCCCTTCAAGGCCCCGCCTTCTCCTCTCCTTTGCCTCGCCCGGTGGTCTCACTCTGCTCCGCGGTGCGGCTACTCCCTCGGCGGCGGGATGGAGACGCGCGCGGCGGCGTCGTCCCCGCGGCGGAGCCTGGTGACCTCCGGCCACCTCCGGCACGTGGAGTCGATGGCCCAGCTGCCGTCCGGCGCCGGCAAGATCTCGCACCTCAACGCGGTCATCCTCGGGGAGGCGCTCGCCTCCGAGGAGAACGACCTCGTCTTCCCCAGCCCCGAGTTCTCCGCCCAGGCCCTCGTCTCCTCCCCCGAACAG TATCAACAAATGTACAGGAGGTCAATAGAGGAACCTGCGGATTTCTGGTCAGATATCGCTTCGCAGTTCTTCTGGAAAGAGAAATGGCATCCGGAAGTCTATGCAGAGAATATTGACGTGAGGAAGGGAACCGTTAAGATCGAG TGGTTCAAAGGAGCAACCACGAACATATGCTACAATGCTTTGGATCGAAACGTAGAAGCAGGGAATGGTGGGAAAATTGCCATCTATTGGGAAGGCAATGAGCCGGGTCAGGATGGGCAGCTGACGTATGCCGAGCTGTTGGACAAGGTTTGCCAG CTCTCCAACTACTTAAAACATGTTGGTGTCGGCAAAGGGGATGCGGTGGTCATCTACTTGCCTATGTTGATGGAGTTGCCGATTGCAATGCTAGCATGTGCTCGTATTGGTGCTGTCCACTCG GTTGTATTTGCTGGTTTCTCTGCGGAATCTCTTGCACAACGAATTCTAGATTGCAAACCGAAAGTAGTGATAACCTGCAATGCAGTCCGGAGAGGCCCCAAAACCATTCATCTCAAAGAGATAGTGGACAGCGCTCTAACTGACTGTGCCAAGGATGGAGTCTCGGTCG GCTTGTGTTTGACTTATGAAAACCAGTCAGCCATGGAGAGAGAAGCTACAAAATGGCAGGAAGGAAGAGATGTCTGGTGGCAG GATGTTGTCCCAAAGTTCTCCACAAAGTGTTTAGTGGAGTGGGTTGATGCAGAAGATCCACTATTTCTCTTGTACACAAGTGGCAGCACTGGAAAGCCTAAG GGTGTTTTGCACACAACTGGGGGTTATATGGTATACACTGCAACAACTTTTAAGTATGCATTTGACTATAAGCCATCTGATATATACTG GTGTACTGCTGACTGCGGTTGGATCACTGGACACAGCTATGTTACTTATGGGCCTCTTTTAAATGGAGCTACTATTGTGGTTTTTGAAGGG TACGTTACTCGCTATTCCCGTAAATCTTTGCGTGTTCTAGGAAGTGTAGGGGAGCCCATCAATCCTAGCGCATGGAG GTGGTTTTTCAATGTTGTTGGGGACTCAAGATGTCCTATATCAGATACCTGGTGGCAAACTGAGACTGGTGGTTTCATG ATAGCGCCTTTACCTGGTGCCTGGCCGCAGAAGCCTGGTTCGGCCACTTTTCCATTCTTTGGGGTTCTG CCTGTCATAGTTGATGAGAAGGGGAATGAGATTGAAGGTGAATGCAGTGGctatctttgcatcaaaaaatcaTGGCCTGGGGCATTCCGCACGCTTTATGGTGATCATGAAAGATTTGAGACTACATACTTTAAACCATTTCCCGGTTATTATTTCACTGGTGATGGCTGCAGCAG GGACCAAGATGGTTACTATTGGCTCACTGGAAGAGTTGATGATGTTATCAATGTCAG CGGACACCGTATTGGCACTGCAGAGGTTGAATCTGCCCTGGTATCACATCCCCAGTGTGCAGAGGCTGCTGTGGTTGGAGTTGAGCATGAG GTCAAAGGGCAGGGGATATATGCGTTTGTCACATTGGTGGAAGGTGTTCCTTACAGTGAAGAACTCCGGAAAAACCTCATATTAGCAGTGCGAAACCAG ATTGGTGCATTTGCTGCTCCTGACAAAATCCATTGGGCACCTGGACTCCCAAAAACAAGGAGCGGAAAGATCATGAGAAGGATTCTAAGAAAAATTGCTTCCAGGCAGCTGGATGAGCTTGGAGATACAAGTACCCTTGCTGACCCAAGTGTGGTGGACCAGCTGATTGCACTCAGCGATCGCTAG
- the LOC103699433 gene encoding UPF0481 protein At3g47200-like, producing the protein MASGEKSWAVDVRSQLKNANPAEEMELWKRQSIYRVPACIKDLNSKAYKPQVVSFGPFHHGEAQVMPMEEHKHRALLHILKRSEKRFDDFVTAMGEVVQELQDAYQNLDEEWRREKQKFLQLMIVDGCFMLEIIRASTGPSNDYAFNDPIFSSHGVLYTVPYIRRDMLMIENQLPLLVLENLVAVETGRPKNEDQINKLVLKFCAPIARPPLAGLGLGLHALDLFRRSMLYGPTHRSAAVSEPASSEIIRSAVELYEAGIRFKKSKTSSLHDIKFSHGVLSLPVIVVDDTTEFMFLNLMAFERLHVGAGNEVTSYVFFMDNIIDSAKDVSLLNSKGIIQNAVGSDKAVAKLFNSLSKDVVLDPESSLDGVHRKVNAYCRKRWNMWRANLIHTYFRSPWAVLSLAAAIFLLLLTVLQTFYSVYPYYKPSESGGSSPSPPVLAPPPFRSRH; encoded by the exons ATGGCCTCAGGAGAGAAGAGCTGGGCGGTCGACGTCCGAAGCCAGCTGAAGAACGCGAATCCTGCGGAGGAGATGGAGCTGTGGAAGAGGCAATCCATCTACAGGGTGCCCGCATGCATCAAGGATCTCAACAGCAAAGCCTACAAGCCTCAGGTGGTGTCGTTTGGGCCCTTCCACCACGGCGAAGCCCAGGTGATGCCCATGGAAGAGCACAAGCACCGAGCCCTCCTCCACATCCTCAAGAGGTCGGAGAAGCGCTTCGATGACTTCGTGACTGCAATGGGGGAGGTGGTGCAGGAGCTGCAGGATGCCTATCAGAACCTCGACGAGGAGTGGAGGAGAGAGAAACAGAAATTCTTGCAGCTTATGATTGTTGATGGATGTTTCATGCTTGAAATCATACGTGCGTCCACTGGGCCGTCCAATGACTACGCCTTCAATGATCCCATCTTTAGCAGTCATGGGGTGCTCTACACTGTGCCTTACATAAGGAGGGACATGCTGATGATCGAGAACCAGCTACCTTTGCTGGTTCTGGAGAATCTGGTTGCCGTTGAGACCGGCAGACCTAAG AACGAGGATCAGATCAACAAGCTGGTTCTCAAATTCTGCGCTCCCATCGCCCGGCCGCCGCTGGCGGGACTGGGTCTGGGCCTCCACGCCCTCGACCTCTTCCGCAGGAGCATGCTCTACGGCCCTACCCACCGGTCCGCCGCAGTGTCGGAGCCGGCGTCCAGCGAGATCATCCGGTCGGCGGTGGAGCTGTACGAGGCCGGCATCCGGTTCAAGAAGAGCAAGACCAGCAGCCTCCACGACATCAAGTTCAGCCACGGCGTCCTCAGCCTCCCCGTCATCGTCGTCGACGACACCACCGAGTTCATGTTCCTCAACCTGATGGCCTTCGAGCGCCTCCACGTCGGCGCCGGCAACGAGGTCACCTCCTACGTCTTCTTCATGGACAACATCATCGACTCCGCCAAGGACGTCAGCCTGCTGAACTCCAAGGGGATCATCCAGAACGCCGTCGGGAGCGACAAGGCCGTGGCCAAGCTGTTCAACAGCCTGTCCAAGGACGTGGTGCTCGACCCGGAGAGCAGCCTGGACGGCGTGCACCGCAAGGTGAACGCCTACTGCCGGAAGAGGTGGAACATGTGGCGGGCCAACCTCATCCACACCTACTTCAGGAGCCCATGGGCAGTCCTCTCCCTGGCGGCCGCCATCTTTCTCCTCCTGCTCACGGTGCTGCAGACATTTTACAGCGTCTACCCTTACTACAAACCGTCGGAGAGTGGCGGCTCCTCTCCTTCGCCTCCCGTGCTCGCGCCCCCTCCATTTCGATCTCGCCATTGA